The following coding sequences lie in one Benincasa hispida cultivar B227 chromosome 6, ASM972705v1, whole genome shotgun sequence genomic window:
- the LOC120079949 gene encoding GDP-mannose 3,5-epimerase 2 isoform X2, producing the protein MGSTGETNYGSYTYEELEREPYWPSEKLRISITGAGGFIASHIARRLKSEGHYIIASDWKKNEHMTEDMFCHEFHLVDLRVMDNCMKVTEKVDHVFNLAADMGGMGFIQSNHSVIMYNNTMISFNMLEAARINGVKRFFYASSACIYPEFKQLETNVSLKESDAWPAEPQDAYGLEKLATEELCKHYTKDFGIECRIGRFHNIYGPFGTWKGGREKAPAAFCRKALTSVDKFEMWGDGLQTRSFTFIDECVEGVLRLTKSDFREPVNIGSDEMVSMNEMAEIVLSFDNKKLPIHHIPGPEGVRGRNSDNTLIKEKLGWAPTMKLKDGLRITYFWIKEQIEKEKSQGIDLTVYGSSKVVGTQAPVQLGSLRAADGKE; encoded by the exons ATGGGAAGCACAGGGGAAACCAATTATGGCTCTTACACTTATGAGGAGCTTGAAAGAGAGCCTTATTGGCCATCGGAGAAACTGAGAATCTCCATTACTGGTGCTGGTGGGTTTATAGCTTCCCACATTGCTAGGCGTTTGAAGAGCGAAGGGCATTACATCATTGCTTCTGACTGGAAGAAGAATGAACACATGACAGAGGATATGTTCTGCCATGAGTTCCATCTTGTTGATCTCAGAGTTATGGATAATTGCATGAAGGTGACTGAGAAAGTTGACCATGTCTTCAATCTGGCTGCTGATATGGGTGGTATGGGCTTCATCCAGTCCAATCACTCTGTTATTATGTATAATAACACCATGATCAGCTTCAATATGCTTGAAGCTGCAAGAATTAATGGAGTTAAGAG GTTTTTCTATGCTTCTAGTGCTTGCATCTACCCTGAATTTAAGCAATTGGAAACTAATGTGAGCTTGAAAGAGTCAGATGCTTGGCCTGCTGAG CCCCAAGATGCTTATGGTTTGGAGAAGCTTGCTACAGAGGAGTTGTGCAAACACTATACTAAGGATTTCGGTATTGAGTGCCGAATTGGGAGGTTCCACAACATTTATGGTCCATTTGGAACATGGAAAG GTGGAAGGGAAAAGGCTCCTGCTGCATTTTGCAGAAAGGCCCTCACTTCTGTAGACAAGTTTGAGATGTGGGGAGATGGTCTTCAAACAAGATCTTTCACTTTCATTGATGAATGTGTTGAAGGTGTCCTGAG ATTGACTAAGTCAGACTTCCGTGAGCCAGTGAACATTGGAAGCGATGAGATGGTTAGCATGAATGAAATGGCTGAAATCGTTCTTAGCTTTGACAACAAAAAGCTTCCAATTCACCATATCCCTGGTCCCGAGGGTGTCCGTGGTCGTAACTCAGACAACACACTCATTAAAGAGAAACTTGGGTGGGCTCCCACAATGAAGTTGAAG GATGGATTGAGAATTACCTACTTCTGGATCAAGGAGCAGATTGAAAAAGAGAAGTCTCAAGGCATTGACCTGACAGTTTATGGATCATCAAAGGTTGTTGGTACCCAAGCTCCGGTTCAACTTGGGTCACTCCGTGCTGCTGATGGTAAAGAGTAA
- the LOC120079949 gene encoding GDP-mannose 3,5-epimerase 2 isoform X1 — MGPLGRMGSTGETNYGSYTYEELEREPYWPSEKLRISITGAGGFIASHIARRLKSEGHYIIASDWKKNEHMTEDMFCHEFHLVDLRVMDNCMKVTEKVDHVFNLAADMGGMGFIQSNHSVIMYNNTMISFNMLEAARINGVKRFFYASSACIYPEFKQLETNVSLKESDAWPAEPQDAYGLEKLATEELCKHYTKDFGIECRIGRFHNIYGPFGTWKGGREKAPAAFCRKALTSVDKFEMWGDGLQTRSFTFIDECVEGVLRLTKSDFREPVNIGSDEMVSMNEMAEIVLSFDNKKLPIHHIPGPEGVRGRNSDNTLIKEKLGWAPTMKLKDGLRITYFWIKEQIEKEKSQGIDLTVYGSSKVVGTQAPVQLGSLRAADGKE; from the exons ATGGGGCCATTGGGAAG AATGGGAAGCACAGGGGAAACCAATTATGGCTCTTACACTTATGAGGAGCTTGAAAGAGAGCCTTATTGGCCATCGGAGAAACTGAGAATCTCCATTACTGGTGCTGGTGGGTTTATAGCTTCCCACATTGCTAGGCGTTTGAAGAGCGAAGGGCATTACATCATTGCTTCTGACTGGAAGAAGAATGAACACATGACAGAGGATATGTTCTGCCATGAGTTCCATCTTGTTGATCTCAGAGTTATGGATAATTGCATGAAGGTGACTGAGAAAGTTGACCATGTCTTCAATCTGGCTGCTGATATGGGTGGTATGGGCTTCATCCAGTCCAATCACTCTGTTATTATGTATAATAACACCATGATCAGCTTCAATATGCTTGAAGCTGCAAGAATTAATGGAGTTAAGAG GTTTTTCTATGCTTCTAGTGCTTGCATCTACCCTGAATTTAAGCAATTGGAAACTAATGTGAGCTTGAAAGAGTCAGATGCTTGGCCTGCTGAG CCCCAAGATGCTTATGGTTTGGAGAAGCTTGCTACAGAGGAGTTGTGCAAACACTATACTAAGGATTTCGGTATTGAGTGCCGAATTGGGAGGTTCCACAACATTTATGGTCCATTTGGAACATGGAAAG GTGGAAGGGAAAAGGCTCCTGCTGCATTTTGCAGAAAGGCCCTCACTTCTGTAGACAAGTTTGAGATGTGGGGAGATGGTCTTCAAACAAGATCTTTCACTTTCATTGATGAATGTGTTGAAGGTGTCCTGAG ATTGACTAAGTCAGACTTCCGTGAGCCAGTGAACATTGGAAGCGATGAGATGGTTAGCATGAATGAAATGGCTGAAATCGTTCTTAGCTTTGACAACAAAAAGCTTCCAATTCACCATATCCCTGGTCCCGAGGGTGTCCGTGGTCGTAACTCAGACAACACACTCATTAAAGAGAAACTTGGGTGGGCTCCCACAATGAAGTTGAAG GATGGATTGAGAATTACCTACTTCTGGATCAAGGAGCAGATTGAAAAAGAGAAGTCTCAAGGCATTGACCTGACAGTTTATGGATCATCAAAGGTTGTTGGTACCCAAGCTCCGGTTCAACTTGGGTCACTCCGTGCTGCTGATGGTAAAGAGTAA